The following coding sequences are from one Salvia hispanica cultivar TCC Black 2014 chromosome 3, UniMelb_Shisp_WGS_1.0, whole genome shotgun sequence window:
- the LOC125211132 gene encoding phytolongin Phyl2.2-like — MNSDPALIYYCCIAKGTSILAEFNSKDAELGAIAVKCLEKTPKLHATFSHTVRSKTYAFMIDDPFSYFVVYDDKLEKSEGLAFLGSVKDAFVKDFNGVSKLDRLSSHCFQGEFNPIFRQLLGTALYQMDGIESPMGQRIGGNGSSHGGSGPIRGRSRLGGDKGFVKMKNALLEEFKIGGRNGEKEVNDNSVNATAICSSPGFSPTSHKNRGLYSGELNCHQKAKKVWKKQVWVILSLDLIACAILFVVWLWVCRGLKCMES, encoded by the coding sequence ATGAATTCCGATCCAGCTCTGATCTACTATTGCTGCATTGCGAAAGGGACCTCCATATTAGCGGAATTCAACTCCAAGGATGCCGAGCTCGGCGCGATCGCGGTGAAATGCCTCGAGAAAACGCCCAAGCTCCACGCCACCTTCAGCCACACCGTCCGTTCGAAGACCTACGCCTTCATGATCGACGATCCCTTCTCGTATTTCGTGGTCTACGACGATAAATTGGAGAAATCTGAGGGTTTGGCGTTTCTGGGGAGCGTGAAGGATGCGTTCGTTAAGGATTTCAATGGTGTTAGCAAGTTGGACAGGTTGAGTTCTCATTGCTTCCAGGGCGAATTCAACCCTATTTTCCGGCAGCTGCTTGGCACGGCATTGTATCAAATGGATGGGATTGAGTCTCCAATGGGGCAGAGAATAGGGGGAAATGGGAGCTCTCATGGCGGCTCGGGCCCCATTCGTGGAAGGAGCAGGCTTGGTGGGGACAAAGGGTTTGTTAAGATGAAGAATGCTTTGCTTGAAGAATTCAAGATTGGTGGGAGAAATGGGGAGAAAGAGGTTAATGACAACAGTGTCAACGCCACAGCCATCTGTTCGAGCCCGGGGTTCAGCCCTACCTCGCATAAGAATAGAGGGCTCTACTCCGGGGAACTGAATTGCCATCAAAAGGCCAAGAAAGTTTGGAAGAAGCAAGTTTGGGTGATTCTTTCGCTCGATTTGATTGCGTGTGCAATCTTGTTTGTTGTCTGGTTGTGGGTCTGCAGAGGCTTGAAATGCATGGAGAGCTGA
- the LOC125211640 gene encoding PP2A regulatory subunit TAP46-like yields the protein MVELNMDELSLPRILEQARKIHQAASDSSVDQDTVKKGCELLRKCEEMIGKLGLFSLNETKEDISTANLKYILVPYYLGELTEKISEEDRIEILKLSQAKLKEFFSFCEAMELVPKEELESFVEATGKTFADKRAQKIARFKRQKAAESKLLEIRERKERRGRSTRASALSTPVESGEEDFDDDDGEEEREAWLTTISLALCKAFDLLEMLKREEEMLLSVRERQSKEGNNELAQSILDERAEKAEAWHRDAATRSRFTKPAIPITCATFAQDVIEGRATVSQAHEHKHQPMLFGPSSLVSKNPTSERERIAAKVFQPHYRLPTMSIEEAGLKEMEIMNKWQEDTKKFIEEANTSWHTDNRLQKPGEDEDDEDDDAAQDKARAWDDWKDDNPRGAGNKKLTPCG from the exons ATGGTGGAATTGAACATGGACGAATTGTCTCTTCCTCGAATTCTCGAGCAGGCTCGGAAAATACACCAAGCCGCCTCCGATTCTTCCGTCGATCAG GATACTGTGAAGAAAGGTTGCGAATTGTTGAGGAAATGCGAGGAAATGATTGGGAAATTAGGGCTGTTTTCGCTTAATGAGACGAAAGAGGATATCAGTACTGCAAATCTCAAATATATTCTC GTTCCATATTATCTTGGTGAGCTAACTGAGAAAATTTCTGAGGAAGATAGGATTGAAATCCTAAAACTTTCACAGGCCAAGCTGAAG gaatttttctccttttgtGAGGCAATGGAGCTTGTACCAAAAGAAGAACTAGAATCATTTGTCGAAGCTACGGGCAAAACATTTGCTGATAAGAGAGCTCAGAAG ATTGCACGCTTTAAACGTCAGAAAGCTGCTGAATCAAAATTGCTTGAAATAAGGGAGCGGAAGGAACGACGGGGCCGTTCAACTAGGGCATCTGCATTATCTACCCCCGTTGAGTCCGGCGAAGAGGATTTTGATGACGATGATGGGGAAGAGGAGAGGGAG GCATGGCTGACCACCATCTCCTTGGCACTCTGCAAG GCGTTTGATCTACTGGAAATGttgaagagagaagaagagatgCTCCTTTCTGTTAGGGAAAGACAGTCAAAG GAAGGGAATAATGAGCTTGCTCAGTCCATTCTTGATGAGCGTGCTGAAAAAGCAGAAGCCTGGCATCGTGATGCAGCAACAAGGTCTCGATTTACAAAACCTGCAATTCCAATCACCTGTGCTACTTTTGCTCAAGATGTGATTGAGGGTAGAGCGACGGTGTCACAGGCTCATGAACACAAGCATCAGCCGATGCTATTTGGACCTTCAAGCCTTGTCTCCAAAAACCCAACAAGTGAGAGGGAGAGAATCGCAGCTAAAGTTTTCCAGCCTCACTACAG ATTACCAACCATGAGTATAGAGGAAGCTGGGTTAAAGGAGATGGAAATTATGAATAAGTGGCAAGAAGATACCAAGAAGTTCATTGAAGAAGCCAACACATCATGGCACACAGATAACAGGCTACAAAAGCCAGGTGAGGATGAAGATGACGAGGATGATGATGCTGCCCAAGATAAGGCAAGGGCCTGGGATGACTGGAAGGACGACAACCCTCGTGGGGCAGGCAATAAGAAGCTCACTCCATGCGGCTGA